AACGGGTAACTACAACGCATCGGATATTTTTTATAATGTAGGACCCAATGGGGAACCTCAAACAAGGCCTGTGGACCAGTCCATTCAACCCGGTGATGGAGGTTTTGGCGTTACAATCGACTTTCAATTCTATCAAAAAATAACCACAAATGTTTTTAGCTATGCAAGCGGATTTTATCTCATCAACCCTAGGGAAACCAATGGGGTAAGGACCTTCAGGGAAACGCTGAGCCCCATTCTGCAAAACGAGGCCATTATGGCCGTACCGGACCAATATTCGCTGAGAGCCGGCCTGAGCTACAACATCTCTCCAACCTTTTCATCTTCCTTAGGTGCCCGATTTGATTGTGTCCCGGTTAAGGATTTATTCGGCGGGAACGAAGGGTTCAGAAGGCCTGGGAATGTACTCTCCGTGGATCCCGGGGTAAGTTTTATGAAAAGTAATTTTGTAATCAACCTCAATGTGCCTTTTGCGGTTCGCAGGGAACGGCCACAAAGTATCACGGACTTACAGAGCCAACAGCTTACGGGCACCCCAAGGAACGGGGATGCCGCCTTTTCCGATTATGTGATAAACCTAGGGGTTTCCTATCGTTTTGCCAATAGCAAAGTAAAAATAGCGCCAGAACTTCAAGACAGTTTTAAATAAATTAACCAGTCTAAATACCTGCCAAATGAAAATTCAAAACATCAAAAAACGTTATTTACAAATATCCATAGGACTTGTTTACTTATGGTTCGGGGGACTTAAATTCTTTCCTAATCTTAGTCCGGCAGAAGAACTGGCCATAAACACCATTGACGAACTCACCTTTTCATTGATACCTTCCAATATTTCAATACTGCTTTTGGCCTTCTGGGAAGTCCTAGTAGGAGTATTTTTTCTTTTTAACCTTCAAAAAAGGGGTACGGTTCGGTTAGCGATGGTACACATGCTTCTTACGTTTACACCACTGCTTTACTTCCCGGAACTTATTTTTAATGAAGGTTTATTGACCCTTACGCTCTTAGGGCAATATATCATCAAAAACCTGATAATCATGGGAGCTTTGGGTGTGCTTTGGATGGAAACGATAGAGGAAGAGACCCCTATCGAAAAAACAAAAGAGGAAAATATTGATCCGGAATTGTCCCTAAGAAGAATCTTTAGATTCAGATAATCAATTAGGTCCCACCATGATGTGCGCCCTATGGGTGCCCGGATCCATCAACCATGGCATCCCTTTGGCATGGGGTTTATCGGGCAGCCCTGTGGATTCCGTTGTAGCATAAGGAATATAGATGACATATCTGAACTGTCCGTTTGCCAGCTCCCCGGTAGTTGCGTCATAATCGGCATCCGTGCCATAATATACGTACATCATACTAGGTTCCCTGGGCATATCCAAAGTTCCCTGGGATATCTCGTTTCCCCTAATTTCCCGTATTTCCATAACATCCTTTCCTTGGGACCGGAGCTCCCGTCCCCTTTTCATAAATGGTTCCAATTTTTTAGAGTAACAGGAAACACTGATTCCTTCCTTATTGGGATCATCGGCCAAACAGACCATATTGCTTGTACCCTCACGAAGAACTACCAAGCCCCCATTCTCATTGTAGCCATAAACCATGGTATCCGTACTGCTGCCTTTGGGTACCGGTAAAATGGCCGTTTTAATCTGAATTTCCTTTGGTAAAATTTTTCCTGTTCCGTCTTGGGAAAATAGCCCTGCAAAAGAAAAAAGTGCAAGGCATACTACTATATATTTCATAATAGGTCGATTTTATCCTTTCAAGATACAAAATAATGTGTTCAAATTTCGTAGTCCGAAACGATGCCCAATGGCCTAAAACAAAAAACCAATCCTACTTTAGGATTGGTCCATCAAATGGTTTAAATTTTTTAAAGCGGCTTACGTCCCGATATAATATTGTAAAGAATAACGATAACGGCAATAACCAATAAAATGTGAAGCAAACTACCCGTTGCCAGGCCTGGCACTACACCTAACATACCCAATAACCAAATGATAATACAAATTACCGCAACTAACCATAATAGACTTTTCATAATTTTCAGTGTTTTTGATTCGATGGTAAATTAGCTGATAATGATTCAACTATCGAACTTAAACACTTTGATTATTAACCCATTTGGATATCCAATGACTCCCTATTATCCCAAGTTGGCAAGGCTTTTCTCCAAGGTTTCAATTTTAGCCTCGGCATCGGCCTGTTTTTTTCGTTCCATTTCAATGACCTGTTCCGGGGCGTTGTTTACAAATCTTTCGTTGGAAAGCTTTTTCTTTACCGAAATTAAAAATCCTTTGATATATTTCAATTCATCCTCTATTTTGGCTTTTTCGGCATCCACATCAATGGCACCACCCATTGGAATAAAATACTCATTGGATTTTACCCGAAAGGACAAGGCACCATCTACCGTATCGCCCACATAGGAGATTGAGGAAAGATTTGTCAATTTACCTATAATACAATCCCAATCAGCAACCCTATTTTCCTCGTTCAACACCAAAAGTTCCAAAGATTCTTTCATGGGAATGTTCTTTTCCTTTCTAATGGTCCTTATTCCGGCTACCACTTCAGTGGTAAATTCAAAATGGCCTACAAGGGTATCATCCGCAGCATAAAGTTCAGGCCAATTGGATATGATCAAAGCTTGGGAAGGATCTCTTTCCGAAATATGCTGCCATACCTCTTCTGTTAAAAATGGCATAAAGGGATGTAATAACTTTAGGTTTTGTTCAAAAATATGGATGACTTCCTCAAAGGATTTCCTATCGATGGGTTGCTGGTATGCGGGCTTGATAATTTCTAGCAACCAAGAGCTATAATCGTCCCAAACCAACTTGTAAATGGCCATTAAGGCATCGGAAATACGATACTTCCCAAAATGGTCCTCGATTTCCTTCAAGGTTTGGTTGAACTTTGCCTTGTACCATTCGATTCCTAGTTTGGATGCATCCGGTTGTGGCAGATCCGCTACTTCCCACCCTTTCAAAAGACGGAACCCGTTCCAAATCTTATTGGCGAAATTCTTTCCTTGCTGACACAGATCTTCATCGAACATTAAATCGTTGCCGGCGGCGGAACTTAGCAACAATCCCACCCTAACTCCATCTGCACCATACTCCTTGATTAATTGTAAGGCATCTGGGGAGTTTCCCAGTTGCTTGGACATTTTACGGCGCTGCTTATCCCGTACCAAACCAGTGAAATAAACGTTTTCAAACGGTCTGGAATCCCGGTATTCATAACCGGCAATGATCATACGTGCCACCCAAAAGAAAATAATATCAGGTCCTGTGACCAGGTCATTGGTAGGATAATAATAATTTACCTCGTCATTTTCCGGTTCCAAAATTCCATTGAACACACTTATGGGCCATAACCACGAAGAAAACCAGGTGTCCAGAACATCTGCGTCCTGTTTTAAATCTGTCAAGGCCAGATTTTTGTTTCCAGATTTTTTCTTGGCCCTTGCCAATGCATCTTCCTCATCCATAGCCACCACGAAATCTTCCTGACCATCACCAAAATAGTAGGCCGGAATGCGTTGTCCCCACCAAAGCTGTCGTGAAATGTTCCAATCCCGAATATTTTCCATCCAATGTCGGTAGGTATTATCGAACCTTTTTGGGAAAAACTTAATTTCCTCCGATTCTAAAACTGCCCTTATGGCAGGTTTTACCAATTCCTCCATTTTTAAGAACCACTGATCGGACAACCGGGGCTCTATCACTGCTTTTGTGCGTTCTGAGGTCCCTACTTTATTGAGATGTTGTTCCGTTTTTACCAAAAACCCCTTTTCCTCCAATTCCTTGGCTATTTCCTTTCGTACGACAAAACGGTCCTTGCCCTCATAGTGCAGACCAAAGGAATTTAGCGTTGCATCGTCATTAAAAATATCAACGGTTTCCAAGTTGTGCTTCTCCCCCAAAGCCTTGTCGTTCACATCGTGGGCCGGAGTTACTTTTAAACAACCTGTTCCAAATTCAATATCCACGTAATCATCCTCTATAATGGGTATTACCCTATTGCACAGAGGCACAATGGCCTTTTTTCCCTTTAAATGGGCGTAGCGTTCGTCGTTGGGATTGATACAAATGGCCGTATCCCCAAGGATCGTTTCCGGTCTGGTAGTTGCTATCGTTACTTTTTTGTCTGACCCCTCAATGGAATACTCCAAATAATATAACAAGCCTTGTTTCTCTTCATAGATTACCTCCTCATCGGATAAAGTGGTCTTGGCCTCTGGGTCCCAATTGACCATTCTGTATCCCCTGTAAATAAGTCCCTTTTCATAAAGATCAACGAATACTTTGATAACGCTTTCATAGCGCACTTTATCCATGGTAAAGGCCGTTCTGTCCCAATCACAGGAACAACCTAACTTTTTGAGCTGTTCAAGGATAACACCACCGTATTCATGCGTCCAATCCCAAGCATGTTTAAGAAATTCCTCCCTAGAAATCTCGCTTTTATGGATTCCCTGTTCTTTAAGCTTGGCCACAACCTTGGCTTCGGTTGCAATGGATGCATGGTCAGTTCCAGGTACCCAACAAGCATTTTTTCCCTTCAAGCGGGCCCTTCTTATCAATACATCCTGTATCGTATTATTCAGCATGTGCCCCATGTGAAGCACCCCTGTCACATTGGGAGGCGGAATTACAATGGTATAGGCTTCTCTTTCATCGGGAGTGGAATGAAAGTAATTATGTTGCATCCAGTAATCGTACCAACGATTTTCTACCTGAATTGGCTCATATTTTGATGGAATTTCCATTTTTGGAACAGTTTTTGAATTGAGTTGGGAGGAAAAAACAAAACGGAATAGATATTTATTATATCCGTACCGTTTTTTCCAAAATAAAATACGAAACAAAAATAAGTAACGTTAGAGTATAACAAAAGGATTTTGGAGTTGTTCTGAAAAGAATTAATTTTGAAGTTCATCCTAAATTAAAAATGATGAAAAAAATTGTACTTGTATTGTTTGTCGGATTGGTTACAATGAGCTTAAAGGCCCAAGATAACGCGGCAAAAATTGAGTTTAAATCGGAAACCGTGGATTACGGTGAAATCGAAAAAGGTACGGACGGTGTTCGTGTGTTTGAATTCACTAATACAGGAAGTGCCCCTTTGATTATAAGTGATGTACGTTCTAGCTGTGGATGTACGATTCCTAAAAAACCGGAAGACCCAATCATGCCAGGCAAAACCGGTGAAATCCAGGTAAAATATGATACCAATCGTGTTGGACCCATAAGAAAGGCGATTACCGTAACTTCTAATGCGGATACCCCAACAAAGATTTTAAAGATTAAAGGGGAAGTAAAAGCCACAAGTGGAACCAAGTAACCCCTAATTCCAAAAGAATTCAAAGCCCTCCCAATACGTGAGGGCTTTTTATTTGAAGAGGTCTTTCAGGACAAAACTGAACAACAAATTGCTATTGGCCCTTTCCACAAGTACTTTTACCCTTTTGCCTTCCTTTTCATTTAACATTTCCATAATTTCCTGAATCCTATACCGGTGTATTCTTTTCCCATTGACCGCCAAAATTATATCCCCTTCCTGTAATCCTGCCGAATGCGCCGGACTACCGGATCGAATACCGGAAACCACAATTTCAGGCACAAGACTTAATCGGGTTGCGCCTTCCAGCAAAATTTGTACGTTCCCATAAGAGCGATGGTCGCTTTCCACGATTCCATTCACATCGGCTATTCTTTCGGATACATATCGTACCCCGGCATGTTGTAGGTCAATGCCGCTTACATTGTAATGAAATGGTTTTTTGAAGTTTGAATTTTTTCGAAGACTGATTTTGCCGTTAGGATAATCAAAAACAATATTAAATCGCTTTAGCATTTCACCGCCAAAACTACCGTTTCTATTTCCCAAATCCTTAATGCTACTATAAGAGAGCATATCAGGAAAAGCTGCTTTTGCATCGGATAGATCAAAATCACCAATTCTGATTGCTTCCACCTTGGTTCTCTTGCCAAAAATATCACCAGCCAGACCCTTTCCCAAATAATCCTCATAATAATCCTTGGGCAATTTTATCCGTTCATCCTCAAAGAGCCAAATTGCATCACTACTACCTGTATCCAATAACATCTTAATGGGAATATCCTTGGCTCCCTTTAAGGAAACATGGGCATTCATATAAGCCTTTCTGTTGATAATATCCACTTGGAGCGTTTCAAAGCGGTTTCCCAATTTTGGTCCCGCACTTTCGGGGTTATAGAACTTGATTGT
The nucleotide sequence above comes from Maribacter algicola. Encoded proteins:
- a CDS encoding transporter family protein, which gives rise to MQRNQYFIVLLFLCYPLKYINAQGCVAIRHFSSCVGSNLENNLLNTGDLQIGVNYRYFKSFRHFRGTEEEPDRLANNTEVINHSHAWDFFATYGISERVYASITIPKVINTRSSLYEHGRNERNVTFSRGLADIRFGFGYWLFDMEKSPNGNLALGLGVKLPTGNYNASDIFYNVGPNGEPQTRPVDQSIQPGDGGFGVTIDFQFYQKITTNVFSYASGFYLINPRETNGVRTFRETLSPILQNEAIMAVPDQYSLRAGLSYNISPTFSSSLGARFDCVPVKDLFGGNEGFRRPGNVLSVDPGVSFMKSNFVINLNVPFAVRRERPQSITDLQSQQLTGTPRNGDAAFSDYVINLGVSYRFANSKVKIAPELQDSFK
- a CDS encoding DUF1573 domain-containing protein, with the translated sequence MMKKIVLVLFVGLVTMSLKAQDNAAKIEFKSETVDYGEIEKGTDGVRVFEFTNTGSAPLIISDVRSSCGCTIPKKPEDPIMPGKTGEIQVKYDTNRVGPIRKAITVTSNADTPTKILKIKGEVKATSGTK
- a CDS encoding valine--tRNA ligase — protein: MEIPSKYEPIQVENRWYDYWMQHNYFHSTPDEREAYTIVIPPPNVTGVLHMGHMLNNTIQDVLIRRARLKGKNACWVPGTDHASIATEAKVVAKLKEQGIHKSEISREEFLKHAWDWTHEYGGVILEQLKKLGCSCDWDRTAFTMDKVRYESVIKVFVDLYEKGLIYRGYRMVNWDPEAKTTLSDEEVIYEEKQGLLYYLEYSIEGSDKKVTIATTRPETILGDTAICINPNDERYAHLKGKKAIVPLCNRVIPIIEDDYVDIEFGTGCLKVTPAHDVNDKALGEKHNLETVDIFNDDATLNSFGLHYEGKDRFVVRKEIAKELEEKGFLVKTEQHLNKVGTSERTKAVIEPRLSDQWFLKMEELVKPAIRAVLESEEIKFFPKRFDNTYRHWMENIRDWNISRQLWWGQRIPAYYFGDGQEDFVVAMDEEDALARAKKKSGNKNLALTDLKQDADVLDTWFSSWLWPISVFNGILEPENDEVNYYYPTNDLVTGPDIIFFWVARMIIAGYEYRDSRPFENVYFTGLVRDKQRRKMSKQLGNSPDALQLIKEYGADGVRVGLLLSSAAGNDLMFDEDLCQQGKNFANKIWNGFRLLKGWEVADLPQPDASKLGIEWYKAKFNQTLKEIEDHFGKYRISDALMAIYKLVWDDYSSWLLEIIKPAYQQPIDRKSFEEVIHIFEQNLKLLHPFMPFLTEEVWQHISERDPSQALIISNWPELYAADDTLVGHFEFTTEVVAGIRTIRKEKNIPMKESLELLVLNEENRVADWDCIIGKLTNLSSISYVGDTVDGALSFRVKSNEYFIPMGGAIDVDAEKAKIEDELKYIKGFLISVKKKLSNERFVNNAPEQVIEMERKKQADAEAKIETLEKSLANLG
- a CDS encoding lmo0937 family membrane protein produces the protein MKSLLWLVAVICIIIWLLGMLGVVPGLATGSLLHILLVIAVIVILYNIISGRKPL
- a CDS encoding aspartyl protease family protein translates to MLAEIKHFFLILLLVLPIYGVAQGYFLPDNQRFEKIRFELINNLIVIPIDVNGTQLSFVLDSGVSTPILFNLANKDSLELKNVSEITINGLGEGEPISALSSQGNYFKLGNVRNFSQKLYVVLDAGINFSPSLGVPIHGIIGYDLFRDFLVDINYSGKTIKFYNPESAGPKLGNRFETLQVDIINRKAYMNAHVSLKGAKDIPIKMLLDTGSSDAIWLFEDERIKLPKDYYEDYLGKGLAGDIFGKRTKVEAIRIGDFDLSDAKAAFPDMLSYSSIKDLGNRNGSFGGEMLKRFNIVFDYPNGKISLRKNSNFKKPFHYNVSGIDLQHAGVRYVSERIADVNGIVESDHRSYGNVQILLEGATRLSLVPEIVVSGIRSGSPAHSAGLQEGDIILAVNGKRIHRYRIQEIMEMLNEKEGKRVKVLVERANSNLLFSFVLKDLFK